From a region of the Paenibacillus sp. FSL R10-2734 genome:
- the prsW gene encoding glutamic-type intramembrane protease PrsW, which yields MLVLSVISSAVAPGLALLTFFYLKDKYDQEPLHIVIKVFLLGLLIVFPVMIIQRGLMLGLNGGPYVESFLISAGVEECLKWFVLYHMIYNHTEFDEPYDGILYAVAISLGFATIENVMYAWYSNASIGSMFLRALLPVSGHAMFGVIMGYHLGRAKFSKGAKTKGILLISILLPWLWHGIYDFILSTTAYWIWFIVPLMAILWYGTMGKVDRANSRSPFRFLKREEEVNL from the coding sequence GTGCTCGTGTTATCGGTTATTTCGTCGGCAGTAGCGCCGGGACTTGCTCTGCTGACCTTTTTTTATCTGAAAGACAAGTATGATCAAGAACCGCTTCATATCGTCATTAAGGTGTTCCTTCTAGGCCTCCTGATTGTATTTCCTGTTATGATCATTCAGAGAGGGCTGATGCTAGGACTAAATGGCGGTCCTTATGTGGAGTCGTTTCTCATATCCGCTGGCGTGGAAGAATGTCTAAAATGGTTTGTGCTTTACCATATGATTTACAATCACACCGAATTTGACGAGCCATATGATGGGATACTATACGCCGTAGCGATTTCGCTCGGCTTCGCAACAATAGAAAATGTAATGTACGCTTGGTATAGCAATGCTTCAATCGGTTCCATGTTTCTGAGAGCACTGCTTCCGGTTTCCGGACACGCTATGTTTGGTGTAATCATGGGCTATCATTTAGGAAGAGCCAAGTTCTCAAAAGGGGCTAAAACAAAAGGGATTCTGTTGATCTCTATCTTGTTGCCGTGGTTGTGGCACGGGATTTATGACTTTATTTTGAGTACGACAGCCTACTGGATATGGTTTATTGTACCTTTGATGGCTATTCTATGGTATGGAACGATGGGGAAGGTGGATAGAGCTAATAGCCGGTCCCCTTTCCGCTTTCTGAAACGAGAAGAAGAGGTTAACCTATAA
- a CDS encoding lysophospholipid acyltransferase family protein, whose protein sequence is MIYAICVRLLRLVYAIIFPLKIVGEENVPKEGGVLLCANHISLLDPMTIGIKLDRQVKYMAKAELFEVPVLGWLINKLGAFPVKRGGVSKESIKTALNTLRSGNVMGIFPEGTRNSDAGVAKKGAASFALRSGAAVVPAAIVGEYKPFRRMVVVYGAPIDLSQFADAGSESLEAVTDVIMERIHEMRKTGIPSAS, encoded by the coding sequence ATGATTTATGCAATTTGTGTTAGATTGCTTCGCTTGGTTTACGCAATTATTTTCCCGCTTAAGATTGTGGGGGAAGAGAATGTGCCAAAGGAGGGCGGGGTGCTGCTCTGTGCCAACCATATTAGTTTGCTGGATCCGATGACTATTGGGATTAAGCTAGACCGTCAGGTAAAGTATATGGCTAAGGCGGAACTTTTTGAGGTTCCTGTGCTTGGCTGGCTCATTAATAAATTGGGTGCTTTTCCGGTCAAACGTGGTGGTGTAAGCAAAGAATCCATTAAAACGGCCCTTAACACACTTCGTAGTGGTAATGTCATGGGTATCTTCCCGGAGGGTACACGTAACTCTGATGCCGGAGTTGCTAAGAAAGGTGCTGCAAGCTTCGCACTTCGAAGTGGCGCGGCAGTTGTTCCAGCCGCTATTGTCGGTGAGTACAAACCCTTTCGACGGATGGTTGTTGTCTATGGAGCTCCTATAGATCTCAGTCAATTTGCCGATGCAGGAAGTGAATCTCTCGAGGCTGTTACCGATGTCATTATGGAACGCATCCATGAGATGAGGAAGACGGGTATACCTAGCGCTAGTTAA
- a CDS encoding 2Fe-2S iron-sulfur cluster-binding protein, which produces MKLQNGVTVVFQPEGRKAVVNRGISLLEAARKAGVTITTRCGGKAGCLMCKVKIANEEANAVRPPGDIERRKLGTALEEGMRLACQAAVWSDVTVQVPEDPLKAAVRRKLEAARRGEEDELW; this is translated from the coding sequence ATGAAATTGCAAAATGGCGTCACCGTTGTATTTCAACCTGAAGGTCGAAAAGCTGTCGTTAACCGCGGCATATCGTTACTGGAGGCAGCTCGAAAAGCCGGAGTCACGATAACCACACGCTGTGGTGGCAAAGCTGGCTGTCTGATGTGCAAGGTAAAAATTGCGAATGAAGAGGCTAATGCGGTGAGACCTCCAGGTGATATTGAACGGCGTAAGCTTGGAACTGCGTTAGAAGAAGGGATGCGTCTGGCCTGTCAGGCTGCCGTGTGGAGCGATGTGACCGTTCAGGTACCAGAAGATCCACTTAAGGCTGCTGTGCGCCGTAAGCTTGAAGCTGCGCGGCGTGGGGAAGAAGATGAGCTGTGGTAG
- the cmk gene encoding (d)CMP kinase encodes MKECLRRNAPLDRQGTHTYDRINVAIDGPAGAGKSTVARLVAQKLSYIYVDTGAMYRAITWYMIREGIEPEDQNQVNQKVRDMVIELIPEKDIQKVLINGEDVTPHIRSLQVSGLVSQYSKIEGVRSRLSHLQRQMALRKGVVMDGRDIGTTVLPDAEVKIFMTASVEERALRRYKELRDAESVTLQQLEHDIAQRDRLDEGREISPLRRAEDAILLDTTFMDIDQAVEAIVSHCRSHVDGERNHL; translated from the coding sequence ATGAAAGAGTGTTTGAGGAGGAATGCCCCGTTGGATAGGCAGGGTACACATACTTACGACAGAATTAACGTCGCCATCGACGGACCTGCCGGGGCAGGCAAGAGTACTGTAGCCCGATTGGTAGCCCAGAAGTTGTCTTATATTTATGTCGATACAGGTGCAATGTACCGGGCGATCACCTGGTATATGATCCGGGAAGGCATAGAACCGGAAGATCAGAATCAAGTGAACCAGAAAGTTCGCGACATGGTTATTGAGCTTATTCCGGAAAAAGACATCCAGAAGGTGCTGATTAATGGGGAAGACGTAACGCCGCATATTCGGAGTCTTCAGGTCAGCGGCCTTGTGTCGCAGTATTCGAAGATCGAAGGTGTAAGATCCAGACTTAGTCATTTGCAGCGTCAGATGGCGCTTCGCAAAGGCGTTGTAATGGATGGCCGCGATATCGGTACGACCGTACTGCCCGATGCCGAAGTGAAAATTTTTATGACGGCAAGTGTGGAAGAAAGAGCTCTCCGTCGTTATAAGGAATTGAGAGACGCGGAATCGGTGACACTTCAGCAGCTTGAACATGATATTGCTCAGCGGGATCGTCTGGACGAAGGACGGGAAATTTCACCGCTGCGCCGTGCGGAAGATGCAATTCTTCTGGACACGACCTTTATGGATATCGATCAAGCCGTGGAGGCCATTGTATCCCATTGTAGATCTCATGTTGACGGGGAGAGAAATCATTTATGA
- a CDS encoding stage VI sporulation protein F — MSRDFSKDALNAINKKAGKNITESAVKKLASTVKPGTTQNEAQLRQLIKQVSSMAKVPVSEATVQEIINAVKKGGAGSSTMESLMKMMLKK; from the coding sequence GTGAGCAGAGATTTTTCCAAGGATGCATTGAACGCCATTAACAAAAAGGCGGGCAAGAACATTACGGAAAGTGCCGTCAAAAAGCTAGCCAGTACGGTCAAGCCAGGAACTACGCAGAACGAAGCCCAGCTCCGCCAGTTAATTAAGCAGGTGTCATCGATGGCGAAAGTGCCGGTCAGTGAAGCTACAGTGCAGGAAATTATCAATGCCGTCAAAAAAGGCGGCGCAGGTTCCAGCACAATGGAGTCTTTAATGAAAATGATGCTTAAAAAATAG
- a CDS encoding DUF2768 family protein, whose product MDPMTKMWLSLIAMLVMGLSVFLITFARSKTKGLLKALLSIIAFVIMLVGLLGGVVSIM is encoded by the coding sequence ATGGATCCGATGACAAAAATGTGGTTGTCCCTGATTGCAATGCTGGTTATGGGATTGTCTGTGTTTCTAATAACGTTTGCTCGGAGCAAAACAAAAGGATTGCTCAAGGCACTGCTATCTATCATAGCGTTTGTCATCATGTTAGTTGGTCTTTTGGGCGGAGTCGTTTCGATTATGTAA
- a CDS encoding flagellar brake domain-containing protein, protein MYPKINEYLYIQVASSDASEAEVEYRSRIAETEDNAFLIEIPMQESNGHLKKLFMGDELSVYFITEGGIKNYFNTHVLGFKEDVIRMVRIQKPAMDSIFKIQRRSFFRVNADLELAVKDSAGNRFLVRTDDIGGGGTSFLVDNQVKIEVGGKLSCWVLVPYRNGSIEHVDFEGEVVRIKSLENGRQLAMLKFVSITDNERQKVIRYCFERQFDFRNR, encoded by the coding sequence TTGTATCCTAAAATTAATGAATATCTATACATACAGGTTGCTTCTAGTGACGCTTCTGAAGCAGAAGTTGAATATAGATCGAGAATTGCAGAGACAGAAGACAACGCGTTCCTGATTGAAATTCCTATGCAAGAGAGTAATGGTCATTTGAAAAAGCTTTTTATGGGGGACGAGCTTTCGGTTTATTTTATAACTGAGGGTGGTATTAAAAATTACTTTAATACACATGTTCTCGGTTTTAAAGAAGATGTAATTCGTATGGTCCGGATTCAAAAACCAGCGATGGATTCGATTTTTAAAATTCAGAGACGAAGCTTTTTTCGAGTCAATGCAGATCTTGAGTTAGCTGTGAAGGATAGCGCTGGTAATAGGTTTCTTGTACGTACAGATGATATCGGTGGCGGAGGGACCTCTTTTCTGGTGGATAACCAGGTAAAGATCGAAGTGGGAGGGAAATTGTCCTGCTGGGTTCTAGTGCCTTATCGAAACGGTAGTATTGAGCATGTGGACTTTGAAGGTGAAGTGGTTCGGATTAAAAGTCTTGAGAATGGGCGCCAATTAGCCATGCTGAAATTCGTAAGTATTACGGATAATGAGCGCCAGAAAGTAATACGTTACTGCTTCGAACGTCAGTTTGATTTCCGCAACCGATAG
- the der gene encoding ribosome biogenesis GTPase Der has product MARPVVAIVGRPNVGKSTIFNRLIGDRLAIVEDKPGITRDRIYGISDWNGKSFSVIDTGGIEIDGDDTILKSIRVQAELAIEEADVIVFMCEAKSGVTNSDEEVAQILFRSGKPIVLAINKVDNMKRADDIYEFYSLGFGDPIGISGSHGTGLGDLLDAVVERLPEKIDDEYDDDVIRVALIGRPNVGKSSLVNAILGEERVIVSDIAGTTRDAIDTPFERDGQRYVLIDTAGMRKKGKVYENIEKYSVMRAMRAIERADVVLVVINGEEGIIDQDKHIAGYAHEAGKASIFVVNKWDAIEKDDKTMQNFETKIRDHFLFMSYAPVVFLSALTKQRLQKLLPVVQHVSQQHALRITTHLVNDVVSDAIAINPPPTDKGRRLRINYVTQVAVKPPTIVVFVNDPSLMHFSYERYLENKIRAAFNFEGTPIRLFTRRKSENEG; this is encoded by the coding sequence ATGGCAAGACCCGTTGTGGCAATCGTTGGGAGGCCTAACGTCGGGAAATCGACGATTTTTAATCGGCTGATTGGCGATAGATTGGCCATTGTAGAAGATAAGCCGGGGATTACACGTGACCGGATTTATGGTATTTCAGATTGGAACGGTAAGTCGTTCAGTGTGATTGATACCGGAGGTATTGAAATTGATGGAGATGACACGATTCTGAAATCAATCCGCGTTCAGGCGGAGCTGGCGATCGAAGAAGCGGATGTTATTGTATTTATGTGTGAGGCGAAGAGTGGAGTAACGAATTCAGATGAAGAGGTAGCTCAAATTCTGTTCCGTTCAGGTAAACCAATCGTGCTTGCCATCAATAAAGTGGATAATATGAAGCGTGCAGATGATATTTATGAGTTCTATAGCTTGGGCTTTGGAGATCCAATCGGAATTTCCGGTAGTCATGGTACTGGACTCGGAGATTTGCTCGACGCTGTAGTAGAACGACTGCCAGAGAAAATAGATGATGAATATGATGACGATGTCATTCGCGTAGCTTTGATTGGCCGTCCGAATGTAGGTAAATCCTCTTTGGTTAACGCGATTCTAGGTGAAGAACGCGTTATCGTAAGTGATATTGCAGGTACTACACGAGATGCTATTGATACCCCCTTTGAACGTGATGGACAACGTTATGTGCTTATCGATACTGCGGGTATGCGCAAAAAAGGTAAAGTATATGAGAACATTGAGAAATACAGTGTTATGCGTGCAATGCGTGCGATTGAACGGGCTGATGTGGTTCTCGTTGTAATTAACGGCGAAGAGGGCATCATCGATCAGGACAAGCATATTGCTGGTTATGCACATGAAGCAGGTAAGGCATCTATTTTTGTTGTGAACAAATGGGATGCCATTGAGAAGGACGACAAGACTATGCAGAACTTCGAGACTAAGATTCGTGACCATTTCTTGTTTATGAGTTACGCACCGGTTGTCTTTTTGTCGGCTTTAACTAAGCAGCGCCTGCAAAAGCTCCTACCTGTGGTGCAGCATGTATCACAACAGCACGCACTACGCATTACTACGCATCTAGTGAACGACGTTGTATCTGATGCCATTGCGATTAACCCTCCACCAACTGACAAAGGCCGTCGCTTACGTATTAACTACGTAACACAGGTTGCTGTGAAGCCGCCGACGATCGTGGTGTTCGTGAATGATCCATCGCTGATGCACTTCTCCTATGAACGTTACCTGGAGAATAAAATCCGCGCGGCGTTTAACTTCGAGGGAACGCCAATCCGTCTCTTTACACGGCGCAAATCCGAGAACGAAGGTTAG
- a CDS encoding genetic competence negative regulator, translating into MRIERLSQDKIRIFLTFDDLSERGIQKEDMWQEVPKVHDLFTEMMDQAYSELGFDATGPLAVEVFALPAQGMVVIVTRGKYDHHQYGASGEEELPEEIYEMEVTLEQSDSIVYAFRDFEVLVEAAHVLIGNITSQGKLYSYNNKWYLYFDPKEFEETALSGLVGVLAEFGDSSPVTEAVLDEYGKTVMPENAVQLLCTHFKRQD; encoded by the coding sequence ATGAGAATAGAGCGATTAAGTCAAGATAAGATACGGATTTTCCTCACTTTTGACGACCTGAGCGAGCGGGGCATCCAGAAGGAAGACATGTGGCAGGAAGTTCCCAAGGTTCATGACCTGTTTACGGAGATGATGGATCAAGCATATAGTGAACTAGGTTTTGATGCTACCGGTCCGCTTGCCGTAGAAGTTTTCGCATTGCCCGCGCAAGGCATGGTCGTTATAGTGACCCGAGGAAAATATGATCACCATCAGTACGGTGCGTCCGGGGAAGAAGAATTGCCAGAAGAGATTTATGAAATGGAAGTTACTCTTGAACAAAGCGACTCCATTGTATATGCATTCCGCGATTTCGAGGTTCTTGTTGAAGCGGCTCATGTGCTCATTGGTAATATTACTTCTCAGGGGAAACTGTATTCTTATAACAATAAATGGTATCTGTACTTCGATCCTAAGGAATTTGAAGAAACAGCATTGTCAGGCCTTGTTGGCGTATTAGCTGAGTTTGGAGATTCCTCACCGGTTACAGAAGCTGTTCTCGATGAATATGGGAAGACAGTAATGCCGGAGAATGCAGTCCAGTTATTGTGCACTCATTTTAAGCGTCAGGATTAA
- a CDS encoding NAD(P)H-dependent glycerol-3-phosphate dehydrogenase: MSDKVTVLVAGSWGTALASVLAANHSEVYLWTRNSDQAAEINGSHMNNKYLPGISLPVNIIATTDMETAVSGSKAVVIVAPSSGMRQVARSLKSFWKPDMLVVHATKGFETESKKRMSVVIAEELGCDEGQIVVLSGPSHAEEVVRLCPTTVVVASPDDKRTAEAQELFINNDFRVYTNRDQVGVELAGALKNIIALGAGLSDGLGFGDNAKAALLTRGLAEISRVGVELGANPLTFAGLAGIGDLVVTATSKHSRNWRAGFMLGQGKPLDEVLESMGMVVEGIRTTEAAYAISIKLDVQMPITDQIYHVLFQGRSPRNAVEALMGRDRKPELETISQETWEQWHS; the protein is encoded by the coding sequence TTGTCTGATAAAGTTACCGTACTAGTAGCGGGGAGCTGGGGAACTGCGCTGGCAAGTGTGCTGGCTGCTAACCACTCGGAAGTTTATCTGTGGACACGTAACTCTGATCAAGCTGCCGAGATCAATGGTTCTCATATGAATAATAAGTATTTACCCGGGATCTCGCTTCCTGTTAACATCATTGCAACCACGGATATGGAGACAGCAGTCTCCGGTTCTAAAGCGGTTGTTATTGTGGCGCCGTCTTCAGGTATGCGGCAGGTTGCTCGTAGTCTGAAGTCATTCTGGAAGCCTGATATGCTAGTCGTTCATGCTACGAAGGGCTTTGAGACAGAAAGCAAAAAGCGGATGTCAGTCGTAATTGCTGAGGAACTCGGCTGTGACGAAGGGCAGATTGTCGTACTCTCCGGACCGAGCCATGCAGAGGAAGTAGTGCGCTTGTGTCCTACCACAGTTGTTGTGGCTTCACCTGATGATAAACGTACTGCAGAAGCGCAGGAATTGTTCATTAACAACGATTTCCGTGTATATACGAACCGAGATCAGGTAGGAGTTGAGCTTGCTGGTGCACTAAAGAATATTATTGCACTCGGCGCAGGTCTATCCGATGGTCTTGGATTTGGGGATAACGCTAAAGCGGCGCTTCTGACACGTGGACTGGCCGAGATTTCTCGGGTGGGAGTTGAGCTTGGAGCGAATCCTTTGACCTTTGCAGGGCTTGCAGGAATTGGCGATCTAGTAGTGACTGCTACAAGCAAGCACAGCCGTAACTGGCGCGCAGGCTTTATGCTCGGGCAAGGGAAACCACTGGATGAGGTGCTGGAGTCGATGGGAATGGTTGTCGAAGGTATTCGTACTACGGAAGCAGCGTATGCCATTTCCATCAAGCTAGATGTCCAGATGCCCATTACGGATCAAATTTATCATGTTCTTTTTCAAGGTAGAAGCCCACGTAATGCTGTTGAAGCTTTGATGGGCCGTGATCGTAAGCCTGAGCTTGAGACGATATCTCAGGAAACTTGGGAGCAGTGGCATTCCTGA
- the plsY gene encoding glycerol-3-phosphate 1-O-acyltransferase PlsY — translation MALELLVIVVSYLLGSVSFSVLFAKLLKGIDIRQYGSGNAGATNTLRVLGKGPAIVVLVLDVLKGVAAVWLGTWVGGWGTWVPALCGIAAIVGHNWPLYFRFRGGKGIATTIGVMVTLCLWPALLAGIIAIGSIFITRYVSLGSLIFVALTPVFLLLTGFTQPVLWTSLIIAVFAFWRHRTNIVKIAEGRENKIGSKVKGGNRVV, via the coding sequence GTGGCGCTTGAACTTCTGGTTATCGTTGTAAGCTATTTGCTTGGTTCGGTCAGCTTTAGTGTGCTGTTCGCCAAGCTCCTAAAGGGAATTGATATCCGTCAATATGGAAGCGGTAATGCAGGGGCTACCAATACACTTCGTGTACTGGGAAAAGGTCCTGCAATAGTAGTGTTGGTGCTGGATGTTCTGAAGGGCGTGGCCGCAGTTTGGTTAGGAACCTGGGTAGGTGGCTGGGGAACCTGGGTTCCTGCTCTTTGCGGGATCGCTGCCATTGTCGGACATAATTGGCCGCTCTACTTTCGCTTCCGTGGAGGGAAAGGCATCGCTACTACGATTGGCGTTATGGTCACACTTTGTTTGTGGCCAGCGCTGCTCGCCGGTATCATCGCTATAGGGTCTATCTTTATCACTCGTTACGTGTCACTTGGCTCGTTAATATTTGTTGCGCTGACACCTGTGTTTCTATTGTTAACAGGATTTACTCAACCTGTTCTCTGGACTAGTCTTATTATTGCAGTCTTTGCCTTCTGGCGGCACCGGACGAATATTGTGAAGATTGCAGAGGGCCGTGAGAACAAGATAGGCTCTAAAGTTAAAGGAGGGAATCGTGTTGTCTGA
- the rpsA gene encoding 30S ribosomal protein S1, whose protein sequence is MSEEIKNQEATENNETVEAVESAVTENNGAVEEVAAVNEEEVTNQADLEIISLKKGDTVKGTIVKIEDNQAYVSIGYKYDGVIPIRELSAVQLDNAAAAVEVGQEVECKVVSINDNKESLVLSKRAVDSEKSWEDLEKYFASQEAFEVTVADVVKGGLVADVGARGFIPASMVERHFVEDFSDYKGRTLRVKVKELDRENSKVILSAKEVLEEEFEANKLKIMAELSEGQIIEGTVQRLTQFGAFVDVGGVDGLVHVSEIAWNHVEKPSDVVSEGDKVRVKVLKVDPEKGKISLSIKAAAPGPWDSAGGEINIGDVVTGVVKRLVNFGAFVELLPGVEGLVHISQISHKHIATPHEVLKEGQEVQVKVLDFNPSEKRVSLSIKETEEAPAPTTRPERSNSRDRAPKEVLNNPNVSLSNEGLSFTLAERFGDKLDKFKGNN, encoded by the coding sequence ATGTCTGAAGAAATTAAAAATCAGGAAGCTACGGAGAATAATGAAACCGTAGAAGCGGTGGAATCCGCTGTGACAGAAAATAACGGAGCTGTAGAAGAAGTTGCTGCCGTTAACGAAGAAGAAGTGACTAACCAAGCTGACTTGGAAATCATTTCTTTGAAAAAAGGCGATACCGTGAAAGGAACAATCGTCAAAATCGAAGATAACCAAGCTTATGTAAGCATTGGATATAAATACGACGGTGTGATTCCGATTCGCGAATTGTCCGCAGTACAACTGGACAACGCTGCTGCAGCGGTAGAAGTTGGACAGGAAGTAGAATGTAAAGTGGTTAGCATCAACGACAACAAGGAAAGCCTTGTTCTTTCCAAACGTGCTGTTGATAGCGAAAAATCATGGGAAGATCTTGAGAAGTACTTTGCTTCCCAAGAAGCTTTCGAAGTTACTGTGGCTGACGTTGTTAAAGGCGGTCTAGTAGCTGATGTTGGAGCTCGTGGATTTATCCCAGCTTCCATGGTTGAGCGTCACTTCGTTGAAGATTTCAGCGATTACAAAGGCCGTACCTTGCGCGTTAAAGTGAAAGAACTTGACCGTGAGAACAGCAAAGTAATTCTGTCTGCTAAAGAAGTACTTGAAGAAGAGTTCGAAGCTAACAAGCTCAAAATTATGGCTGAACTGTCTGAAGGTCAAATCATCGAAGGTACTGTACAACGTCTAACTCAATTCGGCGCATTTGTTGATGTTGGCGGAGTTGATGGTCTTGTACACGTATCCGAAATCGCTTGGAATCACGTAGAGAAGCCATCTGATGTAGTATCCGAAGGTGATAAAGTACGTGTTAAAGTACTTAAGGTTGATCCTGAAAAAGGAAAAATCAGCCTGAGCATCAAAGCTGCTGCTCCAGGTCCTTGGGACTCTGCTGGCGGCGAAATCAACATCGGTGATGTTGTAACAGGTGTTGTGAAACGTCTTGTGAACTTCGGAGCATTCGTAGAATTGCTTCCAGGGGTGGAAGGTCTTGTGCACATTTCGCAAATCTCCCACAAACACATTGCAACTCCACACGAAGTTTTGAAAGAAGGACAAGAGGTTCAAGTGAAAGTTCTGGACTTCAATCCATCCGAGAAACGTGTTAGCCTGAGCATCAAAGAAACAGAAGAAGCTCCAGCACCAACTACTAGACCTGAACGCAGCAACAGCAGAGACAGAGCTCCTAAAGAAGTATTGAACAACCCTAACGTTTCTCTTAGCAACGAAGGCCTTAGCTTTACGCTTGCTGAACGTTTCGGTGACAAGTTGGACAAATTCAAAGGTAATAACTAA
- the ypeB gene encoding germination protein YpeB, with the protein MYKRLSAVMFPLTALLLIGALVWGYQENQEKNAILIKAENQYQRAFHDLSYHVERLHGELGNTLAVNSASNGMHRKGLVNVWRMTSEAQNEINQLPLTLLPFVKTEEFLSKISNFSYKAGIRDFTKKPLTDGELSNLKALYKSSGEISKDLQEVQNKVIGSRLRWMDVETALATENKAEDNSIIDGFKSVDKRVEGYPELDWGPSVASIYDKRSVKMLGGTPVSVEDIKRKAIKFADAGSNAKVDVKENGKNTEWPSYTATVSGSNNKQIVSMDFTKNGGLLISYYDNREVGPAKVSLEEAVTKAEKFLEKKGYPHMTAVNADRYDNMGNLTFVTKQNDVLIYPEKMTIRIGLDTGSTIGFEASEYVNEHKDNRKIPKPKLTLAEAKKFLNSDFKEIYHRKAWIKNDDSVEVLTYEFGGEVNGTQYRIYLNADDGIEESVEEIRASSGLEKK; encoded by the coding sequence ATGTACAAAAGATTAAGTGCTGTTATGTTCCCGCTGACTGCGCTGCTGTTAATTGGAGCGCTTGTGTGGGGTTATCAGGAGAACCAGGAGAAGAATGCGATTCTAATTAAGGCGGAGAACCAATATCAGCGTGCCTTTCATGATTTGTCTTACCATGTGGAACGTCTTCATGGAGAGCTAGGGAACACCCTAGCTGTTAACTCCGCTTCTAACGGGATGCACCGCAAAGGACTTGTTAATGTCTGGCGGATGACAAGTGAGGCGCAAAACGAGATCAATCAGCTGCCACTCACCTTACTGCCATTTGTCAAAACGGAGGAGTTTCTGTCCAAAATCTCCAACTTTTCATACAAAGCTGGGATTCGTGACTTCACTAAGAAACCTTTAACAGATGGTGAATTGAGTAATTTAAAAGCATTATACAAGAGCTCAGGAGAAATCTCTAAAGATTTGCAAGAGGTTCAGAATAAAGTGATTGGCAGCCGCTTGCGCTGGATGGATGTTGAAACCGCACTGGCTACTGAGAATAAGGCAGAGGACAATTCAATTATTGACGGCTTCAAGTCGGTGGATAAACGTGTTGAGGGTTACCCTGAACTGGATTGGGGGCCTTCTGTTGCAAGTATCTACGATAAACGTTCCGTAAAAATGCTCGGAGGTACCCCTGTTTCAGTTGAAGATATCAAACGGAAGGCCATTAAGTTTGCTGATGCAGGATCCAACGCTAAGGTAGATGTTAAAGAAAACGGAAAAAATACGGAGTGGCCTTCCTATACGGCTACGGTCAGTGGTTCGAATAATAAGCAGATTGTCAGTATGGACTTCACCAAAAATGGTGGTTTGCTGATTTCCTATTATGATAACCGTGAGGTTGGTCCTGCTAAGGTATCTTTAGAAGAAGCAGTTACCAAGGCGGAGAAGTTTCTTGAAAAAAAGGGATATCCTCATATGACGGCAGTCAATGCTGACCGTTACGATAACATGGGGAATTTAACTTTTGTGACCAAACAGAATGATGTGTTGATTTATCCTGAAAAAATGACGATTCGTATAGGACTTGATACTGGATCAACAATAGGATTTGAGGCTAGCGAATATGTTAATGAACATAAGGACAATCGTAAGATTCCAAAGCCGAAGCTCACTCTTGCGGAAGCAAAGAAATTTCTGAATTCGGATTTCAAAGAGATTTACCATCGCAAGGCTTGGATTAAAAATGATGACTCAGTAGAAGTATTAACATACGAGTTTGGCGGAGAGGTAAATGGTACACAGTATCGTATTTATCTTAATGCGGATGATGGCATCGAGGAGTCTGTAGAAGAAATCAGGGCTTCTTCGGGATTGGAAAAAAAATAA